A genomic stretch from Arachis stenosperma cultivar V10309 chromosome 3, arast.V10309.gnm1.PFL2, whole genome shotgun sequence includes:
- the LOC130966733 gene encoding acyltransferase Pun1-like, which yields MEMELIYKETMKPSSGTPPHLKTYPLSFLDVTTPAQYMPMIYFYHPKQIENQESKLALLKKSLPEALSMYYPIAGRFKGRLAIDCNDQGVPLLVTKLKCHLSHFLNNPIQPNLLPLFPDNLAWTNMNNPDHDPIMAIQINCFHCGGIAIAVCVTHKLGDISTLINFVNDWAAITNHYQHQNHPLPSPPLLDAGVSVFPQGDLPVYQEKPYFGLPKSVCKRFVFEASKIEALKATAAPILPTRFEAVAALICKCAASALGLSPNSPLLSTVTVNLRKRIDPPVPSKTLGNMITFFLFCASKTDQLPELVSKMKQGMVGSEMQLKKYGGKYRDLDFIGEILKRDSEAPRDLKFELMTLSSWCRFSTYEADFGWGKPVWIASISNFKNGVVFMDARDGKGMEVLVNMEEQHMARFECNQDLLQYASVEPSVQLYHQDDLSTFNV from the coding sequence ATGGAAATGGAGTTAATATACAAAGAAACCATGAAACCAAGTTCAGGCACTCCTCCACACCTAAAAACTTACCCTCTCTCCTTCTTGGATGTGACAACTCCTGCCCAATACATGCCGATGATTTACTTTTACCATCCAAAACAAATTGAAAACCAAGAATCCAAGTTAGCCCTCCTCAAGAAATCCTTACCCGAAGCTCTCTCAATGTACTACCCAATTGCAGGCAGGTTCAAAGGTAGACTCGCCATTGACTGCAACGACCAAGGAGTGCCATTGCTCGTCACAAAACTCAAATGCCATCTCTCTCACTTTCTCAACAACCCAATCCAGCCTAATCTGCTTCCTCTGTTTCCAGACAATTTGGCCTGGACAAATATGAACAATCCAGACCACGATCCCATCATGGCCATTCAAATCAACTGCTTCCATTGCGGCGGAATTGCAATTGCAGTCTGCGTCACTCACAAGCTCGGCGACATTTCCACTCTCATCAACTTCGTCAACGACTGGGCCGCCATCACCAACCACTACCAACATCAGAACCACCCACTACCCTCTCCGCCCTTACTGGACGCCGGAGTGTCCGTTTTTCCTCAAGGAGACCTGCCGGTTTACCAAGAAAAACCCTACTTCGGTCTCCCGAAATCGGTCTGCAAGAGGTTCGTGTTCGAAGCTTCGAAGATCGAAGCCCTTAAAGCCACGGCTGCACCGATTCTTCCGACAAGGTTTGAAGCGGTGGCAGCACTGATTTGCAAGTGTGCGGCTTCTGCACTGGGGTTAAGCCCTAACTCGCCGTTGTTAAGCACCGTTACGGTGAATCTCCGCAAGAGGATCGATCCTCCTGTTCCCAGCAAAACCTTAGGGAACATGATAACGTTCTTCCTGTTTTGCGCCTCTAAGACGGATCAGCTCCCGGAGTTGGTAAGCAAGATGAAACAGGGGATGGTTGGTAGTGAGATGCAGTTGAAGAAGTATGGAGGAAAATATAGGGACTTGGATTTCATCGGCGAGATACTCAAACGAGACTCGGAGGCTCCCAGGGATTTGAAGTTCGAATTGATGACACTTTCCAGTTGGTGCAGGTTTTCAACGTACGAGGCGGATTTTGGGTGGGGGAAACCGGTGTGGATAGCGTCCATTTCGAATTTCAAGAACGGTGTGGTTTTTATGGATGCGAGAGATGGGAAAGGGATGGAAGTGCTTGTGAACATGGAAGAGCAGCACATGGCAAGGTTTGAGTGTAACCAAGACCTGCTTCAATATGCTTCTGTTGAACCTTCCGTTCAGCTCTACCACCAAGATGATCTTTCAACTTTCAACGTCTAA